The sequence GAAAAAAGAGTTTGAGCTACTGTTCGGTTAGACTTCCTCGAGCTTCTTCCTTATTTCTTCTGTGTTTTTCCTCGTTTCTTCGAGTGCGTTCTTTAGCTTCTCCAACTCAACCTTGAACTCGTTCAGCGTTTTGTTCACCTGATAGAACGCAAAGATTAACACGACGAGGATGATAAGGCCGAGGATTATACTTATCCATCCGCTGGGTGTTGACATGTATCCTCCCCCCCAAGGCATTTTCATCCCTCCAGGCGCTTTACAACGTCGTTGTCTATGACCAGCTTGAAGGGCTTGGCCCGATAGTACTTCTTGGCCCTCGGGTCGTCGGGCTCAAGTCGAAGCTCGCTCTCGACAAGGCCGGCTTTTTCAAGCTTTTTGAGGTGCAGATAGAGAAGTTGCC comes from Thermococcus sp. and encodes:
- a CDS encoding winged helix-turn-helix domain-containing protein encodes the protein MVQSIEELARFCDALSNPVRVKILKLLCEKEWYVYELAKTLGISRQLLYLHLKKLEKAGLVESELRLEPDDPRAKKYYRAKPFKLVIDNDVVKRLEG